A portion of the Calliphora vicina chromosome 5, idCalVici1.1, whole genome shotgun sequence genome contains these proteins:
- the Tsp68C gene encoding uncharacterized protein Tsp68C — translation MAGFFNHKLLLNCCNFLFLICGTILLLSGFYLFSDTKRILLSRLLAATSEQLNDLPQPLFYYISVGLAVAGLIAVLAAMMGFWASCLNTYCCLSFYFLTVVVLLLAESVVCLAITLWPHCLGISLDETKMVKALQGNYGVPGREQFTIAMDLAQAKFGCCAMNSDINYDTSMWKLQGYGQRDWVVPLTCCILENPADRQSYLDPKPANETLCQSLEKKDYNQYRFTTPCLNFLDNWYREQYAVFLAASLILAVVEFCVLLSITLACTKISSKKLKVESFMEMRKRAKSRQMLVENIYEPEVELRSVEETARGAIHGVPSDISEDFKEVYIQPRDLYKQRFNTTFKPIASDYSVPQRSYLV, via the exons atggctggattttttaatcataaactTTTGCTCAATTGctgtaatttcttatttttg ATCTGCGGAACTATATTATTATTATCCGGCTTTTATCTCTTCAGCGATACAAAACGAATATTACTCTCAAGACTTTTAGCAGCCACCAGCGAACAACTCAATGATTTGCCACAACCGTTATTTTACTACATCTCAGTGGGCCTCGCTGTGGCCGGACTAATAGCAGTTTTGGCCGCAATGATGGGATTTTGGGCATCTTGTCTTAATACCTATTGTTGCCTAAGTTTCTACTTCCTGACGGTGGTAGTGCTACTGCTAGCCGAATCTGTTGTATGTTTGGCCATTACCCTATGGCCCCATTGTTTGGGCATCAGTTTGGATGAAACTAAAATGGTTAAAGCTTTACAGGGCAACTATGGAGTGCCGGGCCGAGAACAGTTTACCATAGCCATGGACTTGGCTCAGGCTAAATTTGGTTGTTGTGCTATGAACAGTGACATAAATTACGATACCTCCATGTGGAAGCTGCAGGGTTATGGCCAACGTGATTGGGTGGTGCCCTTAACCTGCTGTATCTTAGAAAATCCAGCCGACAGACAATCGTATTTAGATCCTAAACCGGCCAATGAAACCCTATGTCAATCCCTAGAGAAAAAAGACTACAATCAATATCGCTTTACCACACCCTGCCTAAACTTTTTGGACAATTGGTATCGCGAACAATACGCGGTTTTCTTGGCGGCCAGTTTAATTTTAGCAGTAGTAGAATTTTGTGTTCTACTCAGCATTACCCTGGCCTGTACGAAAATTTCAAGTAAAAAACTGAAAGTGGAAAGTTTTATGGAGATGCGTAAAAGAGCGAAATCGCGACAAATGCTGGTGGAGAATATTTACGAACCCGAAGTGGAATTGAGGTCAGTGGAGGAAACGGCCCGAGGTGCTATACATGGTGTACCCAGTGATATTTCGGAGGATTTTAAAGAGGTTTATATACAACCCAGAGATTTGTATAAACAACGATTTAATACGACCTTCAAGCCGATAGCAAGTGATTACAGTGTACCACAAAGAagttatttagtttaa